The nucleotide window AAGTGAGTTTGAGTTATGCGCCAAATAGTGAAAGTGGCTGGTTTTAATATTTCGGAACAATTAggttattattttagtttgggAAGTTAATTTGTTGTTGACGGCGTGTTTTAGGTGTCCGACGACGAAGATGACGAGGAAACACTGTCTAATCCCGCTACTGGAAGTCAAAGCGACAAGTTGAACCCTAATTCTTCTACTCTTACTAAATCTCTGAAAAATGGCAAGTATATtctaaacaaagaattaaaattcaagCTTTGTCTTTTGATGTCTGAAAATGCTTTACTGTATATCCTCATACTCTAATTCTAATTAAGATTATTTATGCGTTCGTTCCATATTATTTTCAAGAAACGATTTTtcgtttttaataattttatatgttttctaAAATGCACACATTTTTTTCCCCATTTATCAGTTTGCTCAaggttgaatattttttttgttgggaaaTTACATAAACACCGGGAGCTAAGTTTTTAGACATTTCTAGATATAACATGCAACGATATGATGTGCAAGATTCAAAAGAAAATTGACATTCAATTGGACCggcaattttatattaaaactgttattattaatttaattatgatggtattttcattttagtttttctttgttACTGgcaatttcaattattattattattattattattattatttggaaaTCACTAGTTAAGAAAATTGCAAATCTGAAGTGTGGTTTATCTTTGTTGCTGGCAGCGGAACCAACTGTTGCATTTTGGTTAGTACTAATCCGTGCTTGTAACTTTTCTTTGTGAAATGGCTGTgataattacaaaaacattCGGGAAAATGTAGTTTCCCAATTGTAGTTTTTGCAAATGTGGTTTATAGTGCTGCTTCAAAATTTTGCAGAAAATCGAAGGGAAAAATCTCTTGCTCTGCTTACCCAGAATTTTGTTAAGCTCTTTGTCTGCTCTAATGTGAGGGTTACCATAAGTTTCCTGGACATTCCAATTTCATGTATCTTTTTATTTGCCGTGTAACAAGCTGTTATGTTGAAAATTAACAATGATGACTCTACTCTACAGGTGGAGTTGATCTCCCTTGACGAGGCTGCAAAATTGTTACTTGGGGATGCCCATAATACTTCTGTAATGAGAAgtaatacaatgattaatgtaCCATGTTCTTTATCTGTTGACAAAGGTATAAACTACTTACATTTTTTCACTTACACTCCGATATGGCCTTGCAGCCAAAGTTAGACGCCTATATGACATCGCAAATGTGCTATCCTCCATGAATCTTATTGAGAAGGTGATGCTCGCCaatcttttaattcttatttatgTGCATATATGCTtgtctttgttttgtttaatataaGTGTGTAACTAAGCATATTCGTTCTTCTGATTTTACAATTTGACAGACCCATACGACAGATACAAGAAAACCAGCATTCCGGTGGCTGGGTTCTGAAGGGAAGACATGGAATGAGACACTTCACAAATCAAACCTGAACGAGTCTAGGAAAAGGGCTTTTGGAAGTGATATCACAAACATCAGTTTTGAGAGGAATAACGTGGAATTGTTCACGAATGGCGACTCAAATCCGAATCCTAAGAAGCCAAGAATGGAATATGGCAGTGGGCTGGGTCAGGCAGatgaaaacaatttaaaacaaGGCACAAAACAAGCTTCAAAGAACTATCAATTTGGTCCTTTCGCTCCGGCTTGTGTGCCCAAAGTTGGAGCCTCTGAGAATAATAATCTGAAGCAGGTGCATGGCTGGGACAGTCTTGCAACTGCAAATAGCCCTCAGTATCAAAATGAAGGTAATATATAATATCTAACCTTTCCATGACACAGGCAGATATAAAATGTTTGGCATTGGTTGTTAACCCATGTTTCTATTTTTACGTAAATGAATGTTTGGAAGTTTTTAGGAATTTGTTGATAAATTatcttgtattttcatttttttaatatttattttgtttcatctCATTGTTCACCCGTCTTTCGCCCCCATACTACAAACTAACTTGCTAATTCCCCATCTTTCACCTCCGTTGTGCTTCTCTTGCATAAATTGATTGTTTGTATAGTTAGGCGTGCCTCCTTCGTGTGATTTTCAGAGCATTCTTATGCACATCTCTCTTCGAGCAAGCGATAGCCAGGTTGCATGCATTTATTGTTGCGTTTTCTGCATACGATTTTCGTACTGAATAGTAACACTGTTTTTGTCATAGCTGAGGGATAGGTCAGCTTCCTCCAACCGTTATCCTACGTAAAAAACTGGTTCTTAAACATACGAACCTCGTAAGAACTGGCGTTGGAGGTGCTCTAAGCCTCATTTGACCTCTATTATTCAGTATTTGGTGCAGAAAATTCAACCAATCTGATGTCCGTTTTACTTGTGAAACAGCCTTGAGAGAACTGTACTCGCATTACATGGAAGCATGGAAATCGTGGTACTCAGAAATTGCTGGGAAGAGGTCATTACAAATTTTGTAAATGTCTGCCAGTCGAACATGTTTAGGAAGATGGAGGATGAAGGAGAAGGAGGTAGGTGAATGGCTGGTGCCATGACGACTCAAAAGGAGATTCtcaatttttgattttttttctttaattgaatTTGGTGGTTTCTAATTATCAAGGAATTGTAATTTTAAGtttgaaacaaatataaatagttTCTAAGTGGTAACAAATTGtatcattaataatttaatgaacACATTATTAACTGATGATAAAAATCTAACTAAACTTTTCAAATGTTCAAATGTTAGGGagcaaatgttaaaaaaattattagcaaACCAACACAAAATTTGACATTTgactatatattaaaaataaaaaaacatatttaaaccttaattttATAAACCTACTTACAAGTAATTGGGGTTTTATAGAGGTGACATCAACAAGAGTTacatattccttttttttaatattataattataaattttattgtagccttgataaaaacttatttgtttttgccttttttatctttacttttattaataagattatgtgtttttagattttcattaggaattaaaatgaaacaataaatttcattatttttcctaacataaaaattaaatgaaaaaccatTTTCTCCAACAAAAGCCAACATCTTTCTCATGAAAATCAATGTTTTTTTCCAAAGTAAACATCATTCCTTAAAGGGAAATTAATCATCCTTCTATTGAATGACTGGTGCTATCCCATTAAACACCCACACCTTGAGATTATTATTTAAACATGACAACACGCCGTACACTATAATGTAAAATACACACAAAATACTATTCATGATATTTATGGGAATCCTTATTGTGCAAGGAGCGTGTAAAATGGCATATCTTCATTGTTAGATAACTTACCGTTGTGTATTCTCTCATGCATAGAGTTTAATTGACATGT belongs to Glycine soja cultivar W05 chromosome 5, ASM419377v2, whole genome shotgun sequence and includes:
- the LOC114411923 gene encoding E2F transcription factor-like E2FE; this translates as MASSDPIPSRHCTYNRKQKSLGLLCTNFLSLYDRGSVHLIGLDDAAIRLGVERRRIYDIVNVLESIGLLSRKAKNQYIWRGFVAIPHTLQELKEEGLKDNSNFLRGSGNDNDKVSDDEDDEETLSNPATGSQSDKLNPNSSTLTKSLKNENRREKSLALLTQNFVKLFVCSNVELISLDEAAKLLLGDAHNTSVMRTKVRRLYDIANVLSSMNLIEKTHTTDTRKPAFRWLGSEGKTWNETLHKSNLNESRKRAFGSDITNISFERNNVELFTNGDSNPNPKKPRMEYGSGLGQADENNLKQGTKQASKNYQFGPFAPACVPKVGASENNNLKQVHGWDSLATANSPQYQNEALRELYSHYMEAWKSWYSEIAGKRSLQIL